A genomic stretch from Antarcticibacterium flavum includes:
- a CDS encoding Mov34/MPN/PAD-1 family protein produces MVKERNGLRLIIPEALLSEMSQIGLEYYPNEFGGFLVGRYSDDLRILYITDFILPKKYIGLPSMFERSTDGLKEKLERLFVEKNQYYIGEWHTHPESSPQYSQTDLVAMKVIADHKKVNILNPVLLIISISKIKPIKHKFYIYKDNQLLAYE; encoded by the coding sequence TTGGTAAAAGAACGTAATGGATTAAGATTAATTATTCCTGAAGCTTTGCTTTCAGAAATGAGCCAAATAGGACTGGAATACTACCCGAATGAATTTGGTGGATTCTTAGTAGGAAGGTACTCGGACGATTTAAGAATCCTATACATTACAGATTTTATTCTTCCAAAGAAATACATTGGGCTCCCCAGTATGTTTGAGAGGAGTACCGACGGACTGAAGGAAAAACTGGAACGGCTATTTGTAGAGAAAAACCAGTATTATATTGGTGAATGGCACACTCACCCCGAAAGTTCACCCCAATATAGTCAAACTGATTTAGTTGCTATGAAGGTAATAGCCGATCATAAAAAGGTAAATATTTTAAATCCAGTTTTACTAATCATCAGTATTTCAAAAATTAAACCCATTAAACATAAATTTTATATTTATAAAGACAATCAGCTTTTAGCCTATGAATAA
- a CDS encoding ThiF family adenylyltransferase, with protein sequence MLLNVTTIKTILEKIPFVTKIVDLRAGDIFINGKIQIDFKELPEPLDFDIKIAAHYPLRSYDSESIKFINEDLINYKHVMGDGSICIHTSHNPNLEQKLFMDLTSLKNWIVKYYIHKEDDTHYEHIIVPENPVNGKYYSFCFTDVEHKFCKGDYGTVGVVSLSNGLYREKEIFNFLVRHFSVRDDGDITCQWNTRYLNLPLVNTGIYFFIKDPPARLNRFILKDWEDFYDLLPESFLSLLHTFQVNNIKKFRGQITPIFFGYNTTEGEIHWQVALMEIGKFPIEGVPIKINERKTGKWTSQLTTGSINWALTRNSSYNYYFGRGKLTPHITDKKILIIGIGAVGSMVAKTLVRGGCTKIDLADFDVKEPENVCRSEYLFNLGLNDKVDELAKILTAISPFVEIAPLNKDYFQTIVKWFYKEKTAREIFIKELNKYDLVIDCTTDDDLMYIFDKLSLDCTLLSLSITNKAKALVAGFHPNSYRFFKIQYENLENNLEDLYNPTGCWSPTFKASYNDINFLVQFALKHLNKVYSENKQKLNFVIKSNDETTNPYIKEY encoded by the coding sequence ATGTTGCTCAACGTAACCACCATAAAAACCATCTTGGAAAAAATCCCTTTTGTCACAAAAATTGTTGATTTAAGGGCAGGAGATATTTTTATAAATGGTAAAATTCAAATCGATTTTAAGGAATTACCTGAACCTCTTGATTTTGATATAAAAATAGCAGCTCATTACCCTTTAAGAAGCTATGATTCAGAATCCATTAAGTTTATAAATGAGGATCTAATCAATTACAAACACGTAATGGGTGATGGTTCTATTTGTATTCATACCTCTCATAATCCCAACCTGGAACAAAAACTTTTTATGGACCTCACATCCCTGAAAAACTGGATTGTGAAATATTACATACATAAAGAAGATGATACTCATTATGAGCATATCATAGTTCCTGAAAACCCTGTTAATGGAAAATACTATTCTTTCTGCTTTACGGATGTAGAACATAAATTTTGTAAAGGAGATTATGGGACTGTGGGTGTGGTCTCTTTGAGTAATGGTCTTTATAGAGAAAAAGAAATTTTTAATTTTTTGGTGCGTCATTTTTCGGTTAGGGACGATGGCGATATTACCTGTCAATGGAATACAAGATATCTGAATTTGCCATTGGTAAATACCGGGATTTATTTTTTTATTAAGGATCCTCCAGCCAGGTTAAACCGTTTTATACTGAAAGACTGGGAGGATTTTTATGATTTACTACCTGAAAGCTTTTTATCCTTACTCCATACGTTTCAAGTCAACAACATAAAGAAATTTAGAGGCCAAATCACTCCAATTTTTTTTGGCTATAATACAACTGAAGGTGAAATTCATTGGCAGGTAGCGCTTATGGAGATAGGAAAATTTCCAATAGAAGGAGTGCCGATCAAAATCAATGAAAGAAAAACAGGAAAATGGACCAGTCAATTGACCACTGGATCAATTAACTGGGCGTTGACCAGAAACTCCTCCTATAACTACTATTTCGGGAGAGGTAAATTAACTCCGCATATTACCGATAAAAAGATTTTAATAATCGGAATAGGGGCGGTAGGTAGTATGGTTGCAAAAACCTTAGTAAGAGGAGGGTGTACAAAAATCGATTTAGCAGATTTTGATGTTAAAGAACCGGAGAATGTCTGCCGTTCTGAATATCTCTTCAATTTAGGATTAAACGACAAAGTAGACGAGCTTGCAAAAATACTCACGGCAATATCTCCCTTTGTTGAAATAGCTCCTCTTAATAAAGATTATTTTCAAACTATCGTTAAATGGTTCTACAAGGAAAAGACTGCAAGAGAAATTTTTATAAAGGAGTTAAATAAGTATGATTTAGTAATTGACTGTACTACGGATGATGATTTAATGTACATTTTCGATAAGTTATCTTTGGATTGTACTCTTCTTAGCTTATCTATAACTAATAAAGCTAAGGCATTGGTTGCAGGTTTTCATCCAAATTCATATCGCTTCTTTAAAATTCAATATGAGAATTTAGAGAATAATTTGGAGGATTTATATAATCCCACAGGCTGTTGGAGTCCGACATTTAAAGCATCTTATAATGACATAAATTTTCTCGTCCAGTTTGCCCTAAAACATCTAAATAAGGTTTACAGTGAGAACAAACAGAAACTCAATTTTGTGATCAAATCAAATGATGAAACCACTAACCCTTATATCAAAGAATATTGA
- a CDS encoding site-specific DNA-methyltransferase, whose product MSDTKETIANPLEKVQSHDWNKERLEQLKQLMPDLFTNEGKLNLNELKKVVDPESVSETERYEFRWFGKSKAKREAFTPTNATLVYDEERSVNPENSENLIIEGENLQVLKLLSNSYREQVKCIYIDPPYNTGKDFVYSDKFNQNRKEYWEDSEMTENGIKVDTNAETDGRFHSNWLNMMYSRLLMARQLLREDGVIFISIDDNEVHHLRKLCDEVFGEENFVSSIIWQKKYSVSNDDPGIAAMHDYILCFQKSEKFHRNLLPRTEKQLLRYKNPDDDFRGPWASAEYVSSKTKEERPTLYYPILHPKTKKEVWPDESAVWRYSKDKHQNIVKENRLYWGQDFNYEKPRLKRFLSEIQGGLVPGTWWSFKEVGHNDEGQKETAKILGRKIFSTPKPVRLIEKILRIACSNEDLVLDFFSGSGTIAQAVTKLNQEDGGNRKYILVQLPEATDEKSEAFKSGYKKISDITIERNKRVIQNIIAEKKNETLDIFSKKEDEKDQLKGLGFKVFKLVKSNFPRVDYAPDPEKSDEENVALLKKYIAEKEAQLVSAFNREELITEILIKNGFKLNYSLEKQEQFKQNEIFLASDGDKETLICLDVSLADETVAHFKTHTGQKMIVLERALDTTKKWNLKHFLGDKFSAF is encoded by the coding sequence ATGAGTGATACCAAAGAAACCATAGCGAATCCTTTAGAAAAGGTACAGTCACACGACTGGAACAAAGAACGGCTGGAGCAGTTAAAACAGCTAATGCCCGATCTTTTTACCAATGAAGGGAAACTGAATTTAAACGAACTCAAAAAAGTGGTTGACCCGGAGAGTGTGAGCGAAACAGAACGTTATGAATTTCGCTGGTTTGGTAAGAGTAAGGCTAAACGTGAGGCATTTACTCCTACCAATGCCACCCTTGTTTATGATGAAGAACGAAGTGTAAACCCGGAGAATAGTGAAAATTTAATAATTGAGGGGGAGAACCTGCAAGTGCTCAAGTTGCTGAGCAACAGTTATAGGGAACAGGTCAAGTGCATCTATATAGACCCGCCGTATAATACGGGAAAGGACTTTGTGTATTCAGATAAATTTAATCAGAATAGAAAGGAGTATTGGGAGGATTCCGAAATGACAGAAAATGGAATTAAGGTAGATACTAATGCAGAAACAGACGGACGTTTTCACAGCAACTGGTTGAATATGATGTATAGCCGCCTGTTGATGGCACGGCAGCTTTTAAGAGAGGATGGCGTGATTTTTATATCCATTGATGATAATGAGGTGCATCATCTAAGGAAGTTATGCGATGAAGTTTTTGGAGAGGAAAATTTTGTTTCCAGTATTATATGGCAAAAGAAATACTCTGTTTCCAATGACGATCCTGGTATCGCAGCTATGCACGATTACATTCTATGTTTCCAAAAATCTGAAAAATTTCATCGTAATCTTTTACCCAGAACGGAGAAGCAATTATTACGGTATAAAAATCCAGACGACGATTTTAGAGGCCCTTGGGCGTCTGCTGAATACGTTAGTAGTAAAACAAAAGAGGAAAGACCAACACTTTATTATCCAATTCTGCATCCAAAGACCAAAAAAGAAGTTTGGCCAGATGAAAGCGCGGTATGGCGATATTCAAAGGACAAACATCAAAATATCGTAAAAGAAAACCGACTTTATTGGGGTCAGGATTTTAATTATGAAAAGCCAAGGCTTAAAAGATTTCTTTCAGAAATCCAAGGCGGTTTAGTTCCTGGAACTTGGTGGAGTTTTAAGGAGGTTGGTCATAACGATGAGGGCCAAAAAGAGACAGCAAAAATTCTTGGTCGAAAAATTTTTAGTACGCCTAAACCGGTTCGGTTAATTGAGAAAATTTTACGGATTGCGTGTTCCAATGAGGATTTGGTACTAGACTTCTTTTCGGGTTCTGGTACTATAGCGCAAGCAGTAACCAAACTTAATCAAGAAGATGGTGGAAATAGAAAATATATTTTAGTCCAATTACCCGAAGCAACCGATGAAAAAAGTGAAGCTTTTAAGTCCGGATATAAAAAAATAAGCGATATCACAATTGAGCGAAATAAACGAGTTATTCAAAACATTATTGCCGAAAAGAAAAATGAAACACTAGATATATTCTCGAAAAAGGAAGACGAAAAAGACCAACTAAAAGGTCTGGGTTTTAAAGTTTTTAAACTGGTTAAATCTAATTTCCCAAGGGTAGATTATGCTCCTGACCCGGAGAAATCTGATGAGGAAAATGTAGCCCTCCTCAAAAAATATATTGCTGAAAAAGAGGCTCAACTTGTTTCGGCCTTTAACCGCGAAGAACTCATAACAGAAATTTTAATTAAAAACGGCTTTAAACTCAATTATTCCTTAGAGAAACAAGAGCAGTTTAAACAGAATGAGATTTTCCTGGCCTCAGATGGCGATAAAGAAACTTTGATTTGTCTGGATGTAAGTTTGGCAGATGAAACCGTAGCCCATTTTAAAACCCATACAGGTCAGAAGATGATCGTCTTGGAACGAGCCTTGGACACCACAAAAAAGTGGAACCTGAAGCATTTTTTAGGGGATAAGTTTAGTGCGTTTTAA
- a CDS encoding PDDEXK nuclease domain-containing protein: MKPKTKNIQLLEEIRSILKQARQQAVTAVNSAMVFAYWEIGKRIVQEEQKGSERAEYGSYLLKELAKNLSNDFGKSFDARELRRIRQFYLSFPIRDTVRPELSWSHYRLLIRIEDETVKNFYLRESVSQHWSTRKLDRNISSQYYQRILSSQSNIENTAETEAVSKLDFIKNPYVLEFLELPANLTHQEKDIEKGIIAHLQSFLLELGKGFAFVAQQKLIRTETSDFFIDLVFYNYHLKCFVVIDIKSGKLSHQDIGQLDMYVRMFDELEKSDTDNPTIGILLCADTDNVVAKYSVLSDKNNLFASKYQMYLPSEEELQHFIEKDLE; encoded by the coding sequence ATGAAACCCAAAACGAAAAATATTCAACTCCTGGAAGAAATTAGGAGTATTTTGAAGCAAGCAAGACAGCAGGCTGTCACTGCGGTTAATTCGGCGATGGTATTTGCGTATTGGGAAATTGGGAAACGTATTGTACAAGAAGAGCAGAAAGGCAGCGAAAGGGCGGAATATGGGTCCTATTTGCTGAAGGAATTGGCAAAGAACTTAAGCAATGACTTTGGTAAAAGCTTTGATGCCCGTGAACTTAGAAGAATACGCCAGTTTTACTTAAGTTTTCCAATTCGGGACACAGTGCGTCCCGAATTGAGCTGGTCACATTATCGCTTGTTGATAAGGATAGAAGATGAAACCGTAAAAAATTTTTACCTTAGGGAATCGGTCAGCCAACATTGGAGCACCCGAAAATTAGATCGCAATATTAGCAGTCAATATTATCAGCGAATATTATCCAGCCAGTCCAATATAGAAAATACTGCGGAAACAGAAGCAGTGTCTAAACTGGATTTTATCAAAAATCCATATGTACTGGAATTCCTGGAACTTCCCGCAAATCTTACCCATCAGGAAAAAGATATTGAAAAAGGAATTATAGCCCACCTGCAAAGCTTTCTACTTGAACTTGGTAAAGGTTTTGCTTTTGTAGCGCAGCAAAAATTAATTCGCACTGAAACTTCCGATTTTTTTATAGACCTCGTGTTTTACAATTACCACCTCAAATGTTTTGTGGTTATTGATATCAAAAGCGGGAAGTTATCTCACCAGGATATAGGGCAGCTGGATATGTATGTGCGAATGTTTGATGAACTGGAAAAATCTGACACCGATAATCCAACGATAGGAATCCTTTTATGTGCCGATACCGATAATGTGGTGGCAAAATATTCGGTACTTAGTGACAAGAACAACTTGTTTGCCTCAAAATATCAAATGTACCTGCCCAGTGAGGAAGAGCTGCAACATTTTATTGAAAAAGACCTTGAATAG
- a CDS encoding DUF6602 domain-containing protein, translating to MNKIDLKSLFEGLQKQMISQLSTNRDFITHPGSKGDSLENAWIEWLQKYLPNRYSVDKAIVIDSNGNTSQQIDIVIYDNWFTPFIFSQNGFHYIPAEGVYAIFEVKPDVSGSSEGVNNIEYAAEKIESVRKLKRTTTSIISVGQKQSPRGLTKIVGGILTSTKSGSKTSNETLKKHLKAQSGLKSIDFGCIADYGSFFVDYKGEENPDITDIENRYMDFYSKRIIKEIHFSKSENSLVTFFLQLTRYLQQSIGTVAAIDLQAYSNAIDEEIDREI from the coding sequence ATGAATAAAATAGATTTAAAATCACTGTTTGAAGGACTTCAAAAACAGATGATTTCACAACTTAGTACTAATAGAGATTTTATCACTCATCCTGGCTCAAAGGGAGATTCTCTTGAAAATGCTTGGATTGAATGGTTGCAAAAATATTTACCTAATAGGTATAGTGTTGATAAAGCTATTGTGATAGATAGTAATGGAAACACTAGTCAACAAATAGATATTGTAATTTACGATAACTGGTTTACGCCCTTCATTTTTTCGCAGAATGGCTTCCACTATATTCCTGCTGAAGGAGTTTATGCGATTTTTGAAGTGAAACCCGATGTTTCAGGTAGTTCAGAAGGTGTAAACAATATCGAGTATGCTGCTGAAAAAATAGAAAGTGTAAGAAAACTTAAAAGAACAACAACAAGCATCATAAGTGTTGGTCAAAAACAAAGCCCTAGGGGATTGACAAAAATTGTAGGAGGTATTTTAACTTCGACTAAATCTGGTTCCAAAACTAGTAACGAAACTTTAAAAAAACATTTAAAAGCACAATCAGGCTTAAAAAGTATTGATTTCGGGTGTATAGCCGACTATGGTAGTTTTTTTGTTGATTACAAAGGCGAGGAAAATCCTGATATAACTGATATCGAAAATCGTTATATGGATTTTTATTCAAAAAGAATAATAAAGGAAATCCATTTCAGCAAATCTGAAAATTCCTTGGTTACATTTTTTCTTCAACTAACTCGTTATCTTCAGCAATCGATAGGCACGGTAGCCGCCATTGATTTGCAAGCATATTCAAATGCCATTGATGAGGAAATTGACAGGGAAATTTAG
- a CDS encoding DUF4138 domain-containing protein: MKTLMQFLALSIFAAVPPCLAQESKTLDTIFANDQKNVALFFPDPIRQGITGSDNFVFTYNRESQQHFGLLQAKPGKESNLLVVSTNGSVFSYIVKYKEQLNQLNYFISATTKIGIEKPDSNSGLEIREEKIEKNDKIFYYNKFCSYLAESKQHIGGLKKRKQDIILSVENIVFDKEELYFVIQIENKSSLDYDLNFLKFGIETRPKGKKKSSQTIYQEPVFKYNLPTRIKENGTEKLVYVFPKFSLGDDHRVILEVNERNGGRNVRLKVPHKFVNNPN; the protein is encoded by the coding sequence ATGAAAACTCTTATGCAATTTCTCGCCCTTTCCATCTTTGCTGCAGTTCCTCCTTGCCTGGCACAGGAGAGTAAAACCCTCGATACAATTTTTGCTAATGACCAAAAGAACGTAGCCTTGTTCTTTCCCGATCCTATAAGGCAGGGAATTACCGGCTCTGATAACTTTGTTTTTACCTACAACAGGGAATCACAGCAGCATTTTGGGCTCTTACAGGCTAAGCCCGGAAAAGAAAGTAATTTACTGGTAGTCAGCACTAACGGTTCCGTTTTTTCGTATATTGTGAAGTATAAAGAACAGCTTAATCAGCTGAATTATTTCATATCAGCCACGACCAAAATAGGTATTGAAAAGCCGGATAGTAACAGCGGGTTAGAGATTCGAGAAGAAAAGATTGAAAAGAATGATAAGATCTTTTATTACAACAAGTTTTGCTCCTACTTAGCTGAAAGCAAACAGCATATAGGAGGTTTAAAAAAGCGAAAGCAGGATATTATCTTAAGTGTTGAAAATATAGTTTTTGATAAAGAAGAACTCTACTTCGTAATCCAGATAGAAAACAAAAGTTCTTTGGATTACGATCTGAATTTCCTGAAGTTTGGAATTGAGACCAGGCCAAAAGGAAAGAAGAAATCTTCCCAAACTATTTATCAGGAACCTGTTTTCAAATACAATTTACCCACTAGGATAAAAGAAAATGGAACAGAAAAACTGGTTTATGTATTCCCTAAGTTTTCTTTGGGAGATGACCACCGGGTAATCCTGGAAGTGAATGAAAGAAACGGCGGGAGAAATGTGAGATTAAAAGTACCGCATAAATTTGTCAATAATCCTAACTAG
- a CDS encoding restriction endonuclease — protein MGIKLEELAYQQTAIKSVVDVFDGTVKNGFDNASSQGIRSNIISLSKEQVQENIKSVIQENGLSEEIAKLTPEQELTIEMETGTGKTLVYIKTIYELYKHYGFTKFIILVPSVAIRQGVLSTLETFNKQLEDIYGFTPKAFEYDSKRLNKVTNFIEEQHPQIMIMTLASFNSEDKILNQAKREDLFANIPFIEAIGRTNPIIIMDEPQEGMDTPNSIKQIAKLNPLFKLRYSATHKVSKNKLYRLTPYDSYKDGLVKKIEVLTVTEKNDEATLKLELAEVQNAKGSIKVKIKAWHQMASGKIQFKNTGWLKDGDNLGEKTKNTSYLNYKIERIQKSLRTQKWTVSFTNGTEILEKQTSGNVQSIWNLQLEWLIIRHFTKKQKLKEQGIKCLSLIFIDKVSNYVSDNPIIKNIFIEKYLELYPEFHNNQIPSAEHIEHIQGSYFAKTGKGEFTDNESSMRKNSEVFDAILKDKEGLLNYGNSVANKIEFIFSHSALGVGWDNPNIFNIATLSNSYSEIKKRQEIGRGLRICLNDKGHRVYDKVDVSDAERINQLTVIPNETYETFVTQYQEEIKEVYGTPTAGAGMTHTHKGTPQNEVRFKRNDSENINKAFKRFWKALAKKTNYTVAFDEEAIISRSREALNQINIADYVAEVSSRSISAITEEEFKDDFGGSESYKLRANYTALDLVEELSENTSLSYNTTFAIIRDIDHTHFAKNPPQFIHRATALIKNIELEEMLRGLDYKLTNETFPFNFEDFVKQIDDKRFTPTPNRGIFDKTLVDSEVEHKFALSADNDDEVICFLKLPAYYKIPTPIGDYEPDFGIVMKRKSLKNGMENEFYFVIETKGTNDINDKRALKESEKYKIECALKHFAVLGVEVKYKAPFKEYEYFKTEAQKEIRKVQEIKAD, from the coding sequence AGAGGAGTTAGCATATCAGCAAACCGCCATTAAATCAGTAGTTGATGTTTTCGATGGCACCGTCAAAAACGGCTTTGATAATGCCAGCAGTCAAGGCATACGATCTAATATAATTTCGCTTTCCAAAGAGCAGGTACAGGAAAATATTAAATCAGTTATTCAGGAAAATGGGTTGTCCGAAGAAATAGCCAAACTGACTCCAGAGCAGGAATTGACTATAGAAATGGAGACTGGGACCGGAAAAACCTTAGTTTATATAAAAACGATTTATGAGCTATATAAGCACTATGGTTTTACGAAATTTATAATTCTCGTTCCTTCTGTGGCTATTAGGCAAGGAGTGCTAAGTACTCTGGAAACTTTTAATAAACAGTTAGAGGATATCTACGGTTTTACACCCAAGGCTTTTGAGTATGATAGCAAGCGGCTGAACAAAGTCACCAACTTTATTGAAGAGCAACATCCTCAAATAATGATAATGACTTTGGCTTCTTTTAATTCTGAAGATAAGATATTGAACCAGGCGAAACGGGAGGATTTGTTTGCCAACATTCCTTTTATTGAGGCCATTGGTCGCACAAATCCAATTATTATAATGGATGAACCGCAGGAAGGAATGGACACGCCAAATTCAATAAAACAGATTGCGAAGCTCAATCCTCTTTTTAAATTAAGATACTCCGCTACCCATAAAGTTTCCAAAAATAAGTTGTACCGGTTGACCCCCTATGATAGTTACAAGGATGGACTGGTGAAAAAAATTGAGGTGCTTACGGTTACAGAAAAAAACGATGAAGCCACCTTAAAGCTGGAGCTAGCGGAAGTGCAAAACGCTAAGGGTTCAATCAAAGTCAAAATAAAAGCCTGGCACCAGATGGCTAGCGGAAAAATCCAGTTTAAAAATACCGGTTGGTTAAAAGATGGCGATAATCTTGGCGAAAAAACAAAAAATACAAGTTACCTGAATTATAAAATAGAGCGCATTCAAAAAAGTTTAAGAACTCAAAAATGGACTGTATCCTTTACAAATGGGACAGAAATTTTGGAGAAACAAACCTCAGGCAATGTGCAGAGTATCTGGAACCTGCAATTGGAATGGCTTATTATTCGTCATTTTACCAAGAAGCAGAAACTAAAAGAACAAGGCATAAAATGCCTTTCATTAATTTTTATCGATAAGGTGTCAAACTATGTGAGCGATAATCCCATTATTAAAAATATTTTCATAGAGAAATATTTAGAGCTATACCCGGAGTTTCACAATAACCAAATTCCTTCAGCAGAACATATTGAGCATATACAAGGCTCATACTTTGCCAAAACAGGTAAGGGAGAGTTTACAGACAATGAAAGCTCGATGCGAAAGAACAGTGAAGTGTTTGATGCTATATTAAAAGATAAGGAAGGGCTTCTGAATTATGGAAACAGCGTGGCCAATAAAATCGAGTTTATCTTTTCACATTCAGCTTTAGGTGTGGGATGGGATAACCCGAACATTTTCAATATCGCTACTTTGAGCAATTCTTATTCGGAAATTAAGAAGCGACAGGAAATAGGTCGGGGTCTACGCATATGCTTAAATGATAAAGGACACCGTGTCTATGATAAAGTAGATGTTTCAGACGCGGAACGTATTAATCAGCTTACCGTAATACCCAATGAGACTTATGAAACTTTTGTAACCCAGTATCAGGAAGAAATAAAAGAAGTTTATGGCACTCCAACTGCCGGTGCAGGAATGACACATACGCACAAAGGAACTCCTCAGAACGAGGTTCGTTTCAAACGGAATGACAGTGAGAATATTAATAAAGCTTTCAAGCGGTTTTGGAAGGCTCTGGCGAAGAAAACAAATTATACTGTAGCCTTTGATGAAGAAGCCATAATCTCAAGAAGTAGGGAAGCCTTAAATCAAATTAATATTGCCGATTATGTGGCAGAAGTCAGCAGCCGTTCCATCAGTGCAATAACAGAAGAAGAGTTTAAGGATGATTTTGGCGGGAGCGAAAGCTATAAACTTAGAGCCAATTATACCGCTTTGGATTTAGTGGAAGAACTCAGTGAAAACACAAGCTTAAGTTACAACACAACCTTTGCCATTATACGGGATATCGACCACACACATTTCGCTAAAAATCCGCCGCAGTTTATCCACCGGGCTACGGCACTAATTAAGAATATTGAACTGGAAGAAATGCTTCGTGGTTTGGATTATAAATTAACCAATGAAACTTTTCCTTTTAATTTTGAAGATTTCGTAAAGCAGATTGATGATAAACGTTTCACGCCAACTCCTAATCGCGGCATTTTCGATAAAACATTAGTAGATAGTGAGGTGGAGCACAAATTTGCTTTATCTGCCGATAATGATGATGAAGTTATTTGTTTTCTTAAACTTCCTGCTTACTATAAAATCCCAACACCCATTGGTGACTATGAGCCCGACTTTGGTATCGTGATGAAGCGGAAAAGTCTAAAGAACGGTATGGAGAATGAATTTTATTTTGTTATAGAAACAAAAGGAACTAATGACATCAATGACAAAAGAGCTCTGAAGGAAAGTGAGAAATATAAAATAGAATGCGCTTTAAAACACTTCGCCGTATTGGGTGTGGAGGTAAAATACAAAGCACCCTTTAAAGAATATGAATACTTTAAAACGGAGGCCCAAAAGGAGATTCGGAAAGTACAGGAAATAAAAGCCGATTAA
- a CDS encoding nucleotidyltransferase family protein, which translates to MSKIDDLVKKFKSKRDEVKSAIQEEYGSAMYNPFGSGSFKKHTAINTKFDLDVVAPFKKDSFGTLEDMFNGLFDFLYKKYGDEGYVRKQKVSIGIEFYEDEDKDVISLDIVPGRELNQDQYLENKNLNLYVYSQYGLFQKSTYIQTNIHSQIEHIKAKENERKIIRLLKIWKNSNGEKYKSFLLELMTIKAFYKEDISGNIWDKLKAVMEYIRDNVEKEDFKLIDPGNSNNNVIDTLEDWERRNLSARMGTILDRVEENAENLKSYFPVNEEFENKELGNSSYGIKGSTVAASIPPTNQRFG; encoded by the coding sequence ATGTCGAAAATTGATGACTTAGTTAAAAAATTCAAGTCAAAAAGAGATGAAGTAAAATCGGCTATACAGGAAGAGTATGGTAGTGCTATGTACAATCCTTTTGGTTCGGGTTCTTTCAAGAAGCACACAGCTATTAATACCAAATTCGATTTAGATGTAGTCGCTCCGTTTAAAAAAGATTCTTTTGGAACATTAGAAGATATGTTTAATGGCCTTTTTGATTTCTTGTATAAAAAATACGGAGACGAAGGTTATGTACGTAAACAAAAAGTATCTATAGGTATAGAATTTTACGAAGACGAGGATAAGGATGTCATAAGTTTAGATATAGTTCCAGGCAGAGAATTAAATCAAGATCAATATTTAGAAAATAAAAACCTGAACCTATATGTATATTCCCAGTATGGTCTTTTCCAAAAAAGTACATATATCCAAACAAACATCCATTCCCAAATTGAACATATTAAAGCAAAGGAGAATGAGAGAAAAATTATCAGGCTATTAAAGATTTGGAAAAATAGCAATGGAGAAAAATATAAATCCTTTCTACTTGAACTAATGACTATAAAAGCTTTTTATAAAGAAGATATATCTGGAAATATATGGGATAAACTTAAAGCGGTAATGGAGTATATCAGGGACAATGTGGAAAAAGAAGATTTTAAATTAATTGACCCAGGTAATTCTAACAACAATGTTATAGATACTTTGGAAGACTGGGAAAGACGTAATCTTTCAGCCCGAATGGGAACCATTCTAGACAGAGTGGAAGAAAACGCTGAAAACTTAAAATCCTATTTTCCGGTAAATGAAGAATTTGAAAACAAAGAATTAGGTAATTCTAGCTATGGAATTAAAGGTTCAACAGTTGCTGCTTCAATACCTCCAACAAACCAGCGTTTCGGGTAA